In one Vanessa tameamea isolate UH-Manoa-2023 chromosome 10, ilVanTame1 primary haplotype, whole genome shotgun sequence genomic region, the following are encoded:
- the LOC113396359 gene encoding chorion class B protein Ld10-like, with amino-acid sequence MATKTILVLCFQILFLESIFAQCIGTPACIPEAYGLAYPGTPGPFTSQLTMHIPALPAPAFSIVADDLIVDGIVSVAGSLPFLGTVTLGGSVPAVGEGSVLYNCGNGEVGMVRKTPAGRVPIGVY; translated from the exons ATGGCGACTAAGACTATTCTTGTTCTCTGCTTCCAAATTTTATTCCTAGAg agtATATTCGCTCAATGTATTGGCACTCCCGCTTGCATACCAGAAGCTTATGGCCTAGCGTACCCCGGCACACCGGGCCCTTTCACCAGTCAGCTGACAATGCACATACCGGCACTACCAGCACCGGCCTTCTCGATCGTAGCTGATGACTTGATCGTGGACGGTATTGTGTCTGTTGCTGGGTCTCTGCCGTTCCTCGGCACGGTGACGTTAGGAGGCTCCGTTCCAGCGGTAGGCGAAGGATCAGTTCTGTATAACTGTGGTAATGGCGAGGTCGGCATGGTGAGAAAAACGCCAGCAGGTCGCGTACCAATCggtgtatattaa